A single genomic interval of Mycobacterium sp. DL592 harbors:
- a CDS encoding mechanosensitive ion channel domain-containing protein: protein MTDIFRSTWFYWAVGIAFGLPLGLVILTEWQHILQRKQSFLVRPVTILRNYLLPLTALLLLMLEANQIPPQETSVRVVGTLVAFVVLVLMLSGIKAALFQSAPDGSWRKRIPSIFLDVLRFVLIAVGLAMIFAYIWGANVKGLFTALGVTSIVVGLTLQNSVGQIISGLLMLFEQPFRLGDWIETAQAKGKVIEVNWRATHLETGTGLQITPNSMLAAASFTNLSRPAGKHSLAVTTVFAVDDPPEKVCALLARLAAALPQCDPDRSPSAVPSGAMEYRTKIPLNSPAEDGRAKATFLRWLWYASRREGLHLDEAQDEFSTEDRITEAISRVVGPTFRLSGDEQRALIAHAKLERYADGERIQRIGEVPDGLTFILSGEVQMTAPLEDGSETVLWSQGEGSFLGQSALTRQAVLGSAYADGEVTTVHVGRDKMADLVHQNPQLLQELGQTIEERRAHVRRAMEQTADADID from the coding sequence ATGACGGACATCTTCAGGTCGACATGGTTCTACTGGGCGGTCGGGATCGCCTTCGGTCTCCCCCTGGGACTGGTGATTCTCACCGAGTGGCAGCATATCCTGCAGCGTAAGCAGAGCTTCCTTGTTCGCCCTGTGACCATACTGCGGAATTATCTGTTGCCGCTGACCGCACTCTTGTTGCTGATGTTGGAAGCCAATCAGATTCCACCACAAGAAACTTCGGTGCGGGTGGTGGGCACCCTGGTCGCGTTCGTGGTGCTCGTGCTCATGCTGTCGGGTATCAAGGCGGCGCTGTTCCAAAGCGCTCCTGACGGATCGTGGCGCAAGAGGATCCCGTCAATTTTCCTCGATGTGCTGCGCTTCGTGCTGATCGCGGTGGGGTTGGCGATGATTTTCGCCTACATCTGGGGCGCAAACGTCAAGGGCTTGTTCACCGCACTCGGCGTCACGTCGATCGTGGTCGGTCTGACTCTGCAGAACTCGGTAGGCCAGATCATCTCCGGCCTGCTGATGCTGTTCGAGCAGCCTTTTCGGCTGGGGGACTGGATCGAGACCGCACAGGCAAAAGGCAAAGTCATCGAGGTCAACTGGCGGGCAACTCATCTCGAGACGGGCACCGGACTTCAGATCACACCGAACTCGATGCTGGCCGCAGCCTCATTCACCAACCTGAGCCGGCCGGCTGGCAAGCATTCGTTGGCTGTCACCACTGTGTTCGCGGTAGACGATCCCCCAGAGAAGGTGTGTGCCCTGCTCGCCCGGTTGGCCGCTGCACTACCGCAGTGCGACCCGGACCGCTCGCCGTCGGCGGTGCCCTCGGGTGCTATGGAGTATCGCACCAAGATTCCGCTGAATTCGCCGGCAGAGGACGGTAGGGCCAAAGCCACCTTTCTGCGGTGGTTGTGGTACGCCTCGAGGCGTGAGGGATTGCATCTGGATGAGGCACAGGATGAGTTCTCGACGGAGGACAGGATCACCGAGGCCATCTCCAGGGTGGTCGGGCCCACGTTCCGGCTAAGCGGCGACGAGCAGCGGGCTTTGATCGCGCACGCCAAGCTCGAACGCTACGCGGACGGCGAGCGGATCCAGCGGATCGGAGAGGTCCCCGACGGACTGACCTTCATCCTGTCGGGGGAAGTGCAGATGACCGCGCCTCTCGAGGATGGTTCTGAGACGGTTCTGTGGTCGCAGGGGGAGGGCTCCTTCCTTGGCCAGTCCGCGTTGACACGACAGGCGGTGCTCGGATCGGCTTATGCCGACGGCGAAGTCACCACAGTGCACGTTGGCCGTGACAAGATGGCCGACCTTGTGCACCAGAACCCCCAACTCCTGCAGGAGCTGGGGCAGACCATCGAGGAGCGCCGTGCCCACGTCCGGCGGGCGATGGAACAGACCGCCGACGCCGATATCGATTGA
- a CDS encoding TIGR03617 family F420-dependent LLM class oxidoreductase — MKVYAGMDPRLPLRDVAGYARRVEQLGFDGLHIAETIHDSLAVALLALEHTAAITVRTSITLAFVRSPTLVAYTAWDLAVMSGGRFELGLGSQIKQNVRDRYGMPWSEPRSRMRDYLGALEALFTAFRTGGRLDFQGQCYQLTRLQPYFNPGPDDAVAPPPIWLGAVNAGMCELAGELALGVVTHSTNSDPGYLRDVVRPALDRGAATAKRAAAPAIIASCAMATGAGDAAVARARERQRGLLAFLYSTPAYAPALERLGLTDLAGRLRAVVKDQRWSELPAVLTDAVLDTLLVSGRYDELPAILRARYGELADGVQLPQIADPGDDEALRACIAALQAR; from the coding sequence ATGAAGGTTTACGCGGGAATGGATCCCCGGCTGCCGCTGCGCGACGTCGCCGGGTATGCACGCCGTGTCGAACAGCTGGGATTCGACGGCCTGCACATCGCCGAGACCATTCACGACTCGCTGGCGGTGGCACTACTCGCCCTCGAACACACCGCCGCCATCACGGTTCGCACGTCGATCACCCTGGCCTTCGTGCGCAGCCCCACCCTGGTGGCCTACACCGCATGGGATCTGGCGGTCATGTCGGGCGGCCGTTTCGAACTCGGGCTGGGCAGCCAGATCAAGCAGAACGTCCGCGACCGCTACGGCATGCCGTGGAGCGAACCGCGATCCCGGATGCGCGACTATCTCGGCGCGCTGGAGGCCCTCTTTACGGCGTTTCGCACCGGCGGGCGGCTGGACTTCCAGGGGCAGTGCTACCAATTGACCCGTCTGCAGCCCTATTTCAACCCCGGCCCCGACGACGCCGTCGCCCCGCCACCGATCTGGCTGGGTGCGGTGAACGCCGGAATGTGTGAGCTGGCCGGCGAACTGGCCCTCGGCGTGGTCACCCACTCCACCAACTCCGACCCGGGCTACCTGCGCGACGTCGTCCGGCCGGCCCTCGACCGGGGCGCGGCGACGGCGAAACGCGCTGCCGCACCAGCGATCATCGCGTCCTGCGCGATGGCTACCGGCGCCGGCGACGCGGCCGTAGCCCGCGCCCGGGAGCGGCAACGCGGCCTGCTCGCCTTCCTGTACTCCACACCGGCCTACGCGCCCGCGCTCGAACGCCTCGGCCTGACCGATCTCGCCGGCCGGTTGCGCGCGGTGGTCAAGGACCAGCGCTGGTCCGAGCTGCCCGCCGTGCTCACCGACGCGGTGCTCGACACCCTGCTGGTGTCGGGGCGCTACGACGAGCTGCCGGCGATCCTGCGGGCGCGCTACGGCGAGCTGGCCGACGGTGTCCAACTGCCCCAGATCGCCGATCCCGGCGACGACGAAGCCCTGCGCGCGTGCATCGCCGCCCTGCAGGCCCGCTGA
- the bphC gene encoding biphenyl-2,3-diol 1,2-dioxygenase has translation MSLFSSLGYVTIQTADIERWRQFAFRLLGFAEGKGPDPESLYLRMDERAARIIVTPGDSDRIVAAGWEVRDRIGLEQVRQTLDAAGVPYKQLSQSEADDRRVEEVITFDDPAGNTLEVFHGAVLDHSPVVTPFGARFVTGDQGLGHVVLPAVDAPALFEFYTETLGFLSRGAFRVPLPKEFGPIRIRFLGVNERHHSLAIAPATTLRDPGLIHMMVEVDTLDAVGAALDRVNKEGFQLSSTLGRHTNDKMVSFYVRAPGDWDIEFGTGGLRIDESRYTAEEITADSYWGHQWVSDLPAAMRP, from the coding sequence ATGAGTTTGTTCTCCAGCCTCGGCTACGTCACGATCCAGACCGCCGACATCGAGCGGTGGCGCCAGTTCGCCTTCAGGTTGCTCGGTTTCGCCGAAGGTAAGGGACCCGATCCGGAATCGCTGTACCTGCGGATGGACGAGCGGGCCGCCCGGATCATCGTCACACCCGGCGACAGCGACCGAATTGTGGCCGCGGGCTGGGAAGTTCGCGACCGGATCGGGCTCGAGCAGGTCAGGCAGACCCTTGACGCGGCGGGTGTGCCCTACAAACAACTCTCGCAGTCCGAGGCCGACGACCGCCGGGTGGAGGAGGTCATCACCTTCGACGACCCGGCAGGCAACACCCTGGAGGTGTTCCACGGCGCGGTGCTTGACCACAGCCCGGTCGTGACACCCTTCGGCGCCCGGTTCGTCACCGGTGACCAGGGTCTCGGCCATGTCGTCCTGCCCGCGGTGGATGCCCCCGCCCTGTTCGAGTTCTACACCGAGACATTGGGTTTCCTGTCCCGCGGCGCATTCCGGGTGCCGCTACCCAAGGAGTTCGGGCCGATCCGGATCCGCTTCCTGGGAGTCAACGAGCGTCATCACAGCCTGGCGATCGCCCCGGCAACGACGTTGCGTGACCCCGGCCTGATCCACATGATGGTGGAGGTGGACACCCTCGACGCGGTCGGTGCGGCGCTCGACAGGGTCAACAAGGAGGGCTTCCAGCTGTCCTCAACACTGGGCAGACACACCAACGACAAGATGGTGTCGTTCTACGTCCGCGCTCCCGGCGACTGGGACATCGAGTTCGGCACCGGCGGGCTGCGTATCGACGAAAGTCGTTACACCGCAGAGGAGATCACCGCTGACAGCTACTGGGGCCACCAGTGGGTGAGCGACCTGCCCGCTGCCATGCGGCCCTGA
- a CDS encoding NAD(P)/FAD-dependent oxidoreductase — protein MQRTGLADLDAVVVGAGFAGLYALHRLRSQGLAVRVFEAAPGVGGTWYYNRYPGARCDVESVDYSYSFSEELQQQWNWTERYATQPEILEYLNWVTDTLDLRRDITFGTRVTSAVLDEDTLRWTVSTDSGEVVSARFAIMATGALSAAITPDFAGLDSFSGDVFHTAHWPHQGVDLTGRRVAVIGTGSSGIQSIPLIAEQAAQLYVFQRTPNYSVPAGNRPLTADELAEVKANYAERRRISFRSGGGSPYVGTTTPTLQVPPQERRMAFERRWQLGGVLFSKTFPDQMTDLAANDEARKFWEDKIRAVIDDPAVAELLIPDDHPIGAKRICTDSQYFQTFNRPNVELVSVRRTPIESIDATGISTTAAHYDVDAIVFATGFDALTGSLGKISIIGRGGRALSEDWAHGPRTYLGLGCDGFPNLFMITGPGSPAVLANMVLGAEAHVDWIAEAIGYLDENGYAALEATPDAVERWLAELSQRVETTLFTKANSWYLGANVPGKPRVFMLFCGGFGVYNDICADVAASGYKGFELLAPQG, from the coding sequence ATGCAGAGAACCGGGCTGGCCGACCTCGACGCCGTCGTCGTCGGGGCCGGATTCGCGGGTTTGTACGCCCTGCACCGGCTGCGCTCGCAGGGTCTGGCCGTGCGGGTGTTCGAGGCGGCCCCCGGAGTGGGCGGCACCTGGTATTACAACCGCTACCCGGGCGCGCGCTGCGATGTTGAGAGCGTCGACTACAGCTACTCGTTCTCCGAGGAACTGCAGCAGCAGTGGAACTGGACCGAGCGCTACGCCACGCAGCCCGAGATCCTCGAGTACCTCAACTGGGTCACCGACACACTCGACCTGCGCCGCGACATCACCTTCGGCACGCGAGTGACGTCGGCGGTCCTCGACGAGGACACCCTGCGGTGGACGGTGAGCACCGACTCCGGTGAGGTGGTCAGCGCGCGGTTCGCCATCATGGCCACCGGCGCGCTGTCGGCGGCGATCACACCGGACTTCGCGGGGCTGGACAGCTTCTCCGGTGATGTGTTCCACACCGCGCACTGGCCGCACCAGGGCGTCGACTTAACCGGCAGGCGGGTCGCGGTCATCGGCACGGGATCCTCGGGCATCCAGTCGATTCCGCTGATCGCCGAACAGGCCGCCCAGCTGTACGTCTTCCAGCGCACGCCCAACTACAGCGTCCCGGCCGGCAACCGGCCGCTGACCGCCGACGAGCTGGCCGAGGTCAAGGCGAACTACGCCGAACGGCGGCGGATCTCGTTCCGCAGCGGCGGCGGCTCGCCCTATGTCGGCACCACGACGCCGACCCTGCAGGTGCCGCCGCAGGAGCGCCGGATGGCCTTCGAAAGGCGTTGGCAGCTCGGCGGCGTGCTGTTCTCCAAGACGTTCCCCGACCAGATGACCGACCTCGCCGCCAACGACGAGGCCAGGAAGTTCTGGGAGGACAAGATCCGCGCGGTCATCGACGACCCCGCCGTCGCCGAACTGCTGATCCCCGACGACCATCCGATCGGGGCGAAGCGTATCTGCACCGACTCGCAGTATTTCCAGACGTTCAACCGGCCCAACGTCGAGTTGGTCAGCGTGCGCCGGACCCCGATCGAGTCGATCGATGCCACCGGGATCTCCACCACCGCAGCCCATTACGACGTCGACGCGATCGTGTTCGCCACCGGCTTCGACGCACTGACCGGGTCACTGGGCAAGATCAGCATTATCGGCCGCGGGGGACGGGCGCTGTCCGAGGACTGGGCCCACGGCCCGCGGACCTATCTGGGGCTGGGCTGCGACGGGTTCCCGAACCTGTTCATGATCACCGGCCCGGGCAGCCCGGCAGTCCTGGCCAACATGGTGCTCGGAGCCGAGGCGCACGTCGACTGGATCGCCGAGGCAATCGGCTACCTCGACGAAAACGGCTACGCCGCATTAGAAGCCACGCCCGACGCTGTGGAGCGCTGGTTGGCCGAGCTGTCGCAGCGCGTGGAGACCACGCTGTTCACCAAGGCCAACTCGTGGTACCTGGGCGCCAACGTGCCGGGCAAGCCGCGGGTGTTCATGCTGTTTTGCGGCGGGTTCGGCGTCTACAACGACATCTGCGCCGACGTGGCGGCAAGCGGCTACAAGGGGTTCGAACTCCTTGCGCCGCAAGGTTAG
- a CDS encoding acyl-CoA dehydrogenase family protein, whose amino-acid sequence MTTRVIDKVMDAADQLRDHAVEAEKIGKLTEQTVKIMKSAGNIRLLQPKEHGGLEVHPREFAETVMATAALDPAAGWINGVVGVHPYQLAYADPRVAAEIWADDVDTWVASPYAPQGVAVPVDGGYIFNGRWQFSSGTDHCDWIFLGALLGNAEGRPVMPPQMLHMILPRKDYEIVEDSWDVVGLRGTGSKDVIVRNAFVPEYRTMDAFKVMDGTAQREAGMTDTLYLMPWSTMFPLGISSATIGICEGALAAHLDYQRERVSAAGTAIKDDPYVMYAIGEAAADINAARQEILANVDRIYDMVDSGKEVSFADRAAGRRTQVRAVWRAVMAVDQIFSRSGGNGMRMDKPLQRYWRDAHTGMAHAIHVPGTVFHASALSSFGVEPEGPLRAMI is encoded by the coding sequence ATGACAACCCGGGTTATCGACAAAGTCATGGACGCCGCGGATCAGTTGCGCGATCACGCGGTCGAGGCCGAGAAGATCGGCAAACTGACCGAGCAGACAGTGAAGATCATGAAGTCGGCGGGCAACATCCGCCTGCTGCAGCCCAAGGAGCACGGCGGGCTCGAGGTGCACCCGCGCGAGTTCGCCGAAACGGTGATGGCGACCGCGGCACTGGACCCGGCTGCCGGCTGGATCAACGGTGTCGTGGGCGTGCACCCGTACCAGTTGGCCTATGCCGATCCGCGGGTGGCCGCCGAGATCTGGGCCGACGATGTCGACACCTGGGTGGCATCCCCCTACGCACCGCAGGGTGTGGCGGTGCCCGTCGACGGCGGCTACATCTTCAACGGCCGCTGGCAGTTCAGCTCCGGCACCGACCACTGCGACTGGATCTTCCTCGGTGCTCTGCTGGGCAATGCCGAGGGCAGACCCGTCATGCCACCGCAGATGCTGCACATGATCCTGCCCCGCAAGGACTACGAGATCGTCGAGGACTCGTGGGATGTCGTCGGGTTGCGCGGCACCGGGTCCAAGGACGTGATCGTGCGCAATGCCTTCGTCCCCGAATACCGGACCATGGACGCGTTCAAGGTGATGGACGGCACCGCCCAGCGGGAAGCCGGCATGACCGACACCCTGTACCTGATGCCCTGGTCGACGATGTTCCCCCTCGGCATCTCCTCGGCCACCATCGGGATCTGCGAGGGCGCACTGGCCGCCCACCTCGACTACCAGCGTGAGCGGGTCAGCGCCGCCGGGACGGCCATCAAGGACGACCCGTACGTGATGTACGCGATCGGTGAGGCCGCCGCCGACATCAACGCCGCCCGCCAGGAGATCCTGGCCAACGTCGACCGCATCTACGACATGGTCGACTCCGGCAAGGAGGTCTCGTTCGCCGACCGGGCCGCCGGCCGTCGAACCCAGGTTCGTGCGGTGTGGCGCGCGGTGATGGCCGTCGACCAGATCTTCTCCCGCTCCGGCGGCAACGGCATGCGCATGGACAAGCCCCTGCAGCGGTACTGGCGTGACGCCCATACCGGTATGGCACACGCCATCCACGTGCCGGGCACCGTCTTCCATGCGTCAGCTCTCAGCTCCTTCGGCGTCGAACCCGAGGGTCCGCTGCGGGCGATGATCTGA
- a CDS encoding alpha/beta fold hydrolase, whose translation MDTSYEGTLREISTDKGVLRYHEAGEGPTLLLLHGSGPGVTGWRNYRGNLAFFAEHFRCLVLEFPGFGVSDDFGGHPMLDAQAAVPVFVDALGLDRVDVIGNSMGGGVGINFAINHPDRIGKLITIGGIGTNIYSPGPSEGIRLLQEFTEDPTRQRLVDWLNSMVYNQDLVTETLINERWELATDPETLASARRMYGKAAFAAMTKMMRNADFPLPWAIMHKVKAPTLLTWGRDDRVSPLDMSLVPMRTIPDAELHVFPNCGHWVMIEQKQAFEATALSFLQRG comes from the coding sequence GTGGACACCAGTTACGAAGGCACGCTGCGGGAAATCAGCACCGACAAGGGCGTTCTGCGCTATCACGAGGCCGGCGAGGGCCCCACGCTGCTTCTGCTGCACGGATCGGGCCCCGGCGTGACCGGCTGGCGCAACTACCGCGGCAACCTGGCGTTCTTCGCCGAACACTTCCGGTGCCTGGTGCTGGAGTTCCCGGGCTTCGGCGTCAGTGACGACTTCGGCGGTCACCCGATGCTCGACGCCCAGGCCGCCGTGCCGGTGTTCGTCGACGCGCTGGGACTCGACCGGGTCGACGTGATCGGCAACTCGATGGGCGGCGGCGTCGGTATCAACTTCGCGATCAATCACCCCGACCGCATCGGCAAGCTCATCACCATCGGCGGGATCGGCACCAACATCTACAGCCCAGGCCCCAGTGAGGGAATCCGGCTGCTGCAGGAGTTCACCGAGGATCCCACCCGCCAGCGCCTCGTCGACTGGCTCAACTCGATGGTCTACAACCAGGACCTGGTCACCGAGACGCTGATCAACGAACGCTGGGAGCTGGCCACCGATCCCGAGACGCTGGCCAGCGCGCGCCGGATGTACGGCAAGGCCGCCTTCGCGGCGATGACGAAGATGATGCGAAACGCTGATTTTCCGCTGCCCTGGGCGATCATGCATAAGGTCAAGGCACCCACCCTGCTGACCTGGGGGCGTGATGACCGGGTCAGCCCGCTGGATATGTCACTGGTCCCGATGCGCACCATCCCCGACGCCGAACTGCATGTCTTCCCGAACTGCGGGCACTGGGTGATGATCGAGCAGAAGCAGGCCTTCGAAGCGACCGCACTGAGCTTCCTTCAGCGCGGCTAA
- a CDS encoding adenylate/guanylate cyclase domain-containing protein, which translates to MSDSDAAEAVTEPTGEAKPAMTRLDRIRRRRPLSHVSIQSKLILMMVLCTILAATVVGGIAFQAGRTSLRNAVFDRLTELRESQTRSLQEQISDLKNSLIIYTHGVVARDALEAFTAGFNQLANAQISPAQWQNIGDYYNNSFIKETEKYSGTKLDAAALLPASNAQRYLQANYTATRPHNLDDGDDYAIALDDAHDGSAWSAANAHFQDFFRQITTRYEFQDALLIDASGNVVYTAYKDVDLGTNIVAGPFAGSKLQEAYLKAMSSNAVDYVGFTDFEFYQPAENSPTAWMVAPLRRDGRAEGVLALQFPITKINRLMTFDKKWQDVGLGQTGETILAGPDELMRSDSRVFLEDPQRYKRDVVQAGTPPDVADMAIRQGGTTLVQPLSSPATRNAQRGESGTLVAADYLGQDTLQAYAPLVVKDSELHWSIVAKVDTAEAFAKEATFTKTMVVVTAGMIFLVCLLAIMLAQIFVRPIRRLEAGALRIGSGDYEVAIPVTTRDEIGDLTTAFNEMGRSLTVKEDLINQQRREADALLKSLMPETIAERFKQGEESISVEHKNVTVIFADIIGLDRLQVELSSRESLTKVNELIRQMDAAADSLGMERVHTVRNGYLASCGLTVPRLDNVRRTVDFALECQRIVERFNAETDNNLSLRAGIDTGSVSSGLFGQPSVVYDMWGAAVNLAHQIKNGSPQPGIYVTSRVYDNLQETMQFTSAGTVTVDGASEPVWQLSERER; encoded by the coding sequence GTGTCTGATTCAGACGCTGCGGAGGCCGTCACCGAACCTACGGGGGAAGCCAAACCGGCAATGACCAGGCTGGACCGGATCCGGCGCCGCCGCCCGCTCAGCCACGTAAGTATCCAGTCGAAACTCATCCTGATGATGGTGCTGTGCACCATACTGGCGGCGACGGTCGTCGGCGGCATCGCGTTCCAAGCCGGCCGCACCTCGCTCCGCAATGCGGTGTTCGACCGGCTGACCGAATTACGCGAGTCCCAAACCCGGTCGCTGCAGGAGCAGATCTCCGACCTGAAGAATTCCCTCATCATCTACACCCACGGTGTGGTCGCGCGCGACGCACTGGAGGCGTTCACCGCCGGGTTCAACCAATTGGCTAACGCCCAGATCAGCCCGGCGCAGTGGCAGAACATCGGTGACTACTACAACAACTCGTTCATCAAAGAGACCGAGAAGTACAGCGGCACGAAACTGGACGCCGCCGCGCTCCTACCCGCTTCCAATGCCCAGCGTTACTTGCAGGCCAACTACACGGCCACGCGTCCGCACAACCTTGACGACGGCGACGATTACGCGATTGCCCTTGACGACGCCCACGACGGCAGCGCGTGGTCGGCGGCGAACGCTCATTTCCAGGACTTCTTCCGGCAGATCACGACAAGGTATGAATTTCAGGATGCCTTGCTGATCGATGCCAGCGGCAACGTCGTTTACACCGCCTACAAGGACGTCGACCTCGGCACCAACATCGTGGCCGGCCCCTTTGCCGGATCCAAACTCCAGGAGGCCTATCTCAAGGCGATGTCGTCCAACGCCGTCGACTATGTCGGATTCACTGACTTCGAGTTCTATCAACCGGCCGAAAACTCGCCGACCGCGTGGATGGTGGCACCGTTGCGCCGGGACGGCCGCGCGGAAGGTGTTCTCGCGCTGCAGTTCCCCATCACGAAGATCAACCGCCTGATGACCTTCGATAAGAAGTGGCAGGATGTTGGCCTCGGCCAGACGGGGGAGACGATCCTGGCGGGGCCAGACGAGCTCATGAGGTCGGACTCTCGGGTCTTCCTGGAGGACCCGCAGCGCTACAAACGTGATGTCGTCCAAGCAGGCACTCCGCCCGACGTCGCCGACATGGCCATCCGTCAGGGTGGGACGACGTTGGTGCAGCCGCTGTCCTCGCCCGCCACCAGGAACGCCCAGAGGGGAGAGTCTGGCACCCTGGTCGCCGCCGATTACCTCGGCCAGGACACTCTGCAGGCCTATGCGCCGCTCGTGGTCAAGGACTCCGAGCTGCACTGGTCGATCGTCGCTAAGGTCGATACCGCCGAAGCCTTTGCCAAGGAAGCCACGTTTACCAAGACCATGGTGGTGGTGACCGCGGGCATGATCTTCCTGGTCTGTCTGCTGGCGATCATGCTGGCCCAGATCTTCGTTCGCCCCATCAGGCGCCTCGAGGCCGGTGCGCTGCGAATCGGCTCGGGTGACTACGAAGTTGCAATCCCCGTCACCACGCGGGACGAAATTGGCGACCTCACAACAGCTTTCAATGAGATGGGTCGCAGTCTCACTGTCAAGGAAGATCTCATCAACCAACAGCGGCGCGAGGCCGACGCTCTGCTGAAGTCACTGATGCCAGAGACCATCGCCGAACGGTTCAAGCAGGGTGAAGAGAGTATCTCCGTTGAGCACAAGAACGTGACGGTGATCTTCGCTGACATCATCGGGCTGGATCGGCTTCAGGTCGAGCTGTCATCGCGGGAATCGCTGACAAAGGTCAACGAGCTCATCCGGCAGATGGACGCTGCCGCCGACAGTTTGGGTATGGAGCGGGTGCACACCGTTCGCAACGGCTACCTCGCCAGCTGTGGTCTGACGGTGCCCCGGCTCGACAACGTCCGCAGGACCGTCGACTTCGCCCTGGAGTGTCAGCGAATCGTCGAGCGATTCAACGCAGAGACCGACAACAACCTCAGCCTGCGGGCCGGCATCGACACCGGGTCGGTCAGCAGCGGTCTGTTCGGCCAGCCGTCGGTGGTCTACGACATGTGGGGCGCGGCGGTGAATCTCGCCCACCAGATCAAGAACGGCTCGCCGCAGCCGGGGATCTACGTCACCTCGCGGGTATACGACAACCTGCAGGAAACCATGCAGTTCACGTCCGCTGGAACGGTGACAGTCGACGGCGCGTCCGAACCCGTGTGGCAGTTGTCGGAGCGTGAGCGATGA
- the lhgO gene encoding L-2-hydroxyglutarate oxidase, with amino-acid sequence MARTAYDLVVVGAGIVGLAVAREWLARRPQDSVAVLEREAGPARHQSGHNSGVIHGGIYYQPGSLKARLCVEGARLMYEFCEQHGIAHERCGKLIVAVSASELPRLDDLEARGRANAVPGLRRVRAAEITEIEPNAVGVQALHAPNTGIVDYPAVARALVQELTAAGATIRFGTDVRSIDGAKSPVVLTGHGPVRAGTVIACAGLWSDRLARRAGAPRDPRIIPFRGAYLGLTPTAQPRLNGMIYPVPNPELPFLGVHITKHIDGSVSLGPTAMMVAARDGYSLRRWNWRDAWESASWPGTWHVAHRYWRVGFDEIRMAASRRAFVRAAERYMPGLSVADLDGTAHAGVRAQAVGRDGTLVDDFVISRIGAVSHVRNAPSPAATSAFALARELVDRVTA; translated from the coding sequence ATGGCTCGCACCGCCTATGACCTCGTCGTGGTGGGCGCCGGCATTGTGGGGCTGGCCGTCGCGCGGGAATGGCTGGCGCGACGTCCGCAGGATTCGGTGGCGGTGCTTGAACGTGAAGCCGGGCCGGCACGCCACCAGAGCGGGCACAACTCGGGAGTCATCCACGGCGGCATCTACTATCAGCCCGGTTCGCTGAAAGCACGGCTGTGTGTCGAGGGCGCGCGACTGATGTATGAGTTCTGCGAGCAGCACGGCATCGCCCATGAGCGCTGCGGCAAGCTGATCGTGGCGGTCTCCGCCAGTGAACTGCCGCGACTGGACGACCTGGAGGCCAGGGGCCGGGCCAATGCCGTGCCAGGCCTGCGCCGGGTCCGCGCGGCCGAGATCACCGAGATCGAGCCCAATGCCGTTGGTGTGCAAGCACTGCACGCGCCCAACACCGGCATCGTGGACTATCCGGCGGTTGCGCGGGCACTGGTGCAGGAGCTGACTGCGGCCGGTGCGACGATCCGGTTCGGCACCGACGTCCGCAGTATCGACGGTGCGAAGTCACCGGTGGTGCTCACCGGTCATGGTCCGGTGCGGGCCGGGACTGTGATCGCCTGCGCCGGATTGTGGTCCGACCGGTTGGCCCGGCGTGCGGGAGCTCCGCGCGACCCCCGGATCATCCCATTCCGCGGCGCCTATCTAGGACTCACGCCGACCGCACAGCCGCGTCTAAACGGCATGATCTATCCGGTGCCCAACCCCGAACTGCCGTTCCTGGGCGTGCACATCACCAAGCACATCGACGGTTCGGTGAGCCTAGGTCCGACCGCCATGATGGTGGCGGCCCGCGACGGCTACTCGCTGCGCCGTTGGAACTGGCGCGACGCGTGGGAGTCGGCGAGCTGGCCGGGCACCTGGCATGTGGCGCATAGATATTGGCGGGTCGGGTTCGACGAGATCCGGATGGCGGCGAGCCGGCGCGCATTCGTACGCGCCGCGGAGCGCTACATGCCGGGTTTGTCGGTGGCCGACCTCGACGGGACCGCGCACGCCGGGGTGCGGGCCCAGGCCGTCGGCCGCGACGGCACCCTTGTCGACGACTTCGTGATCTCCCGCATCGGTGCGGTGTCCCATGTGCGCAACGCCCCCTCGCCGGCGGCCACCTCGGCGTTCGCGTTGGCGCGCGAACTCGTCGACCGGGTCACTGCCTGA